From Polynucleobacter sp. JS-JIR-II-b4, a single genomic window includes:
- a CDS encoding 5-oxoprolinase subunit PxpA, protein MDINSDMGEGFGAWDMGNDALLLDYITSTNIACGWHAGDPARMKKLVEMASKKGVHIGAHPGLPDLEGFGRREMAISEQDAYNYVLYQAGALKAFVDAIGNKLHHVKPHGALYNQAAKDIKLARGIAQAVKDLGSEVILYGLAGSCLIDAAKELNVPVWQEVFADRRYTKEGFLVPRTQAGAVIEDESDALNQAIYFSKNGKVTAIDGSEIKIQADTLCIHGDNPHAVEFAKRIKAALV, encoded by the coding sequence ATGGATATTAATAGCGATATGGGCGAAGGCTTTGGCGCCTGGGATATGGGCAATGACGCGTTATTGCTTGACTACATTACATCGACCAATATTGCCTGCGGGTGGCACGCTGGCGATCCAGCGCGTATGAAAAAGTTAGTTGAAATGGCAAGTAAAAAAGGGGTTCATATTGGCGCACATCCAGGCCTTCCAGATCTAGAAGGCTTTGGGCGACGTGAGATGGCCATATCCGAACAAGATGCCTACAATTATGTTCTTTACCAGGCTGGCGCATTAAAAGCTTTTGTGGATGCAATTGGAAATAAGCTTCATCATGTCAAACCGCATGGGGCTCTTTATAACCAGGCAGCTAAAGACATCAAACTCGCGCGAGGTATTGCACAGGCTGTAAAAGATTTAGGATCCGAAGTTATTTTGTACGGCCTTGCAGGAAGTTGCTTGATCGATGCTGCCAAAGAGCTAAATGTTCCGGTATGGCAAGAGGTATTCGCGGATCGCAGATACACCAAAGAAGGCTTTCTGGTCCCGCGTACTCAAGCGGGCGCAGTAATTGAAGATGAATCGGATGCGCTCAATCAAGCAATCTATTTTTCAAAGAATGGAAAAGTCACTGCAATTGATGGTAGTGAAATCAAAATCCAGGCTGACACCTTATGCATTCATGGTGATAATCCGCATGCGGTTGAATTTGCAAAAAGGATTAAAGCGGCTCTAGTTTAA
- a CDS encoding urea amidolyase family protein yields MMHCTLIGDHSILIDFSKSSDALKDIHELSKLLLANKPLWAAEIVPGLDSLVIQLQYTHEGPNLTRQQAFAELEKIQHQLAKQKKRSTYPAKIHRIQVCYHPDVALDLHAIAKACQLSIEETIHLHKKNLYTADILGFMPGFAYFSGLDPKLRLPRLPSPRPAVPKGSVAIAELQTAIYPRTTPGGWNLIGRSPNQMFDIQNQPPGLFMAGDQMQIEEITLDEFYKQDQKNAHQEIIHALDKVNNKASIEVLQSGTFSTIQDEPRSGLSHWAVGPGGACDLSSLHLANALVGNSVDMATIEITSSGPSLLFHQATCVAWVGAHCDGIVDDQRIPGNRPVWLAKGSVLKFSPLNPGFRALLAIGGGLQLPKILGRSGSHISADMGPKRLEKGQLLSLINPQSPLQSPFLKSLLKEDALPCFAKWHIKSPFTPLAAITPIYCLAGPHLPFLSIKERELFWSTVWTVSNQSNRMGLRLQGEFKVKKNLPNIPSQAITFGTVQFPPSHEPIVMLAEHQTTGGYPRLAEVIHSNLIKLAQVKPGSKIRFIPIDIEEADRLNAEALKLEESTINSIQTIIQTSGNS; encoded by the coding sequence ATGATGCATTGCACACTAATTGGCGACCACAGCATATTGATTGATTTCTCCAAATCATCAGATGCCTTAAAAGATATTCATGAGCTAAGCAAGCTACTGTTGGCCAACAAACCCTTATGGGCCGCTGAAATCGTTCCTGGCCTAGATTCGCTGGTCATCCAATTGCAATATACGCATGAAGGTCCAAACCTAACGCGTCAACAAGCATTTGCAGAACTAGAGAAAATTCAGCATCAGCTGGCAAAACAAAAGAAGCGCTCAACTTATCCGGCTAAGATTCACCGGATTCAAGTTTGTTATCACCCGGATGTTGCGTTAGATCTACACGCCATTGCTAAGGCCTGCCAACTGTCTATTGAAGAGACAATTCATCTTCACAAGAAAAATCTTTATACGGCAGATATTCTGGGCTTTATGCCTGGGTTTGCATACTTTAGTGGCCTTGACCCTAAGTTACGCCTACCTCGCCTACCCTCTCCTCGACCAGCAGTCCCTAAAGGTAGCGTTGCGATTGCAGAATTACAAACTGCAATTTACCCTCGAACCACGCCAGGAGGATGGAATCTAATTGGTCGCTCACCCAATCAAATGTTTGACATCCAAAATCAACCGCCAGGATTATTTATGGCTGGAGATCAAATGCAGATTGAAGAAATTACATTGGATGAGTTTTACAAACAAGATCAAAAGAACGCTCACCAAGAAATTATTCACGCATTAGATAAGGTTAATAACAAAGCATCGATTGAAGTATTACAGTCTGGAACCTTTAGCACTATTCAGGATGAGCCAAGATCTGGCCTTTCTCATTGGGCGGTTGGTCCTGGTGGAGCCTGCGACTTATCATCTCTTCATCTAGCAAATGCTTTGGTAGGCAACTCAGTAGACATGGCCACCATAGAGATAACCTCCAGCGGTCCAAGCCTCCTCTTTCATCAAGCAACTTGTGTAGCCTGGGTTGGCGCACACTGTGACGGCATTGTTGATGATCAACGCATCCCAGGCAATAGACCCGTATGGTTGGCAAAAGGCAGCGTGCTCAAATTTTCGCCGCTTAATCCTGGGTTTCGAGCGCTTTTGGCTATTGGTGGCGGGCTGCAATTACCTAAAATCTTGGGCCGCTCAGGCTCACACATCAGCGCTGATATGGGACCAAAACGCCTTGAAAAGGGGCAGCTCTTATCGCTCATCAACCCCCAATCACCTTTGCAGTCGCCTTTCTTAAAGTCACTCCTTAAAGAAGATGCTTTGCCATGTTTCGCAAAATGGCATATCAAGTCACCTTTCACGCCATTGGCAGCAATCACGCCAATCTATTGCTTGGCAGGGCCTCACCTACCCTTTTTATCGATTAAAGAGCGAGAGTTATTTTGGTCGACCGTTTGGACTGTGAGCAACCAAAGCAATCGTATGGGTCTACGTCTACAAGGCGAGTTTAAGGTTAAAAAGAATTTGCCTAATATTCCATCACAAGCGATTACGTTTGGAACTGTGCAATTTCCACCCTCACATGAACCTATTGTGATGCTTGCAGAGCACCAAACCACTGGCGGATACCCACGCTTAGCCGAGGTAATTCATTCCAACCTCATTAAATTGGCACAAGTTAAACCCGGCTCAAAAATACGATTTATTCCAATAGATATTGAAGAGGCAGACCGTTTAAATGCAGAAGCATTAAAGTTAGAAGAATCAACAATTAACTCAATTCAAACAATTATTCAAACCAGTGGAAATTCGTAA
- a CDS encoding MFS transporter has translation MSQQQDTSLTGFYKVMNPKEKKTFWGCFLGWALDGMDFMIYPLVIGTIIAVWQVDRGMAGLAVTGTLLASAFGGWFAGYLADRIGRVRTLQFTILWFSSFSLICAFTQDFNQLMIARALLGFGFGGEWAAGAVLMGETIRAEYRGRAVGSVQSAWAVGWGAAVLLQAIMFSLLPADMAWRAMFVVGFFPALLLLYIRRNVEEPEIAKIAREKVVAAGDSPSIFEIFKPGILKTTILASLLTMGAQGGYYAITTWVPTFLKAERKLTVVGSTGYLAFLIVGSFVGYLVGAWMADRFGRRKLFMTFSLGAIILVLAYTQLEITNEMMMWLGFPLGFFASGYFSGMGAFLTELFPTRLRGSGQGFCYNFGRGIGALFPALVGYFSAQYGLAMAIAIFAVIAYGVFFIAAVILPETKGRELQAN, from the coding sequence ATGAGTCAACAACAAGATACCAGTCTGACTGGTTTTTATAAGGTCATGAACCCCAAGGAAAAGAAAACTTTTTGGGGTTGTTTCTTAGGCTGGGCATTAGATGGCATGGACTTCATGATTTACCCCTTGGTGATTGGAACCATTATTGCAGTATGGCAGGTTGACCGTGGTATGGCCGGCCTGGCTGTAACAGGTACTTTATTGGCTTCTGCATTTGGTGGATGGTTTGCAGGTTATTTAGCCGATCGAATCGGTCGCGTACGCACGCTTCAGTTCACGATTCTTTGGTTCTCTAGCTTCAGTTTAATTTGCGCATTCACGCAAGACTTTAATCAGCTCATGATTGCTCGCGCACTCTTGGGTTTTGGTTTCGGTGGTGAGTGGGCAGCTGGTGCGGTACTGATGGGCGAGACGATTCGTGCTGAATATCGTGGTCGCGCTGTAGGAAGTGTGCAATCCGCGTGGGCGGTAGGTTGGGGCGCTGCTGTACTCCTGCAAGCTATTATGTTTAGCTTGCTTCCTGCTGATATGGCATGGCGCGCAATGTTTGTTGTGGGCTTCTTCCCTGCATTACTCTTACTCTACATCCGTCGTAATGTAGAGGAGCCTGAGATTGCGAAGATTGCTCGTGAAAAAGTTGTAGCAGCTGGTGACTCACCATCAATCTTTGAGATTTTCAAACCGGGTATCTTGAAAACCACAATCTTGGCATCTTTGTTGACCATGGGTGCGCAAGGTGGTTACTACGCAATTACTACTTGGGTACCAACCTTTCTAAAGGCTGAGCGTAAATTAACAGTGGTTGGCTCTACCGGTTATTTGGCATTCCTGATTGTTGGTAGCTTTGTTGGCTATCTAGTTGGCGCGTGGATGGCTGACCGCTTTGGCCGTCGGAAACTATTTATGACTTTCTCATTGGGGGCAATTATTTTAGTGTTGGCATACACCCAGTTAGAAATCACTAATGAAATGATGATGTGGCTTGGCTTCCCCCTAGGATTTTTTGCCAGCGGTTATTTCTCGGGTATGGGCGCATTCCTAACAGAATTATTCCCAACTCGTTTGCGTGGATCTGGTCAGGGCTTTTGCTATAACTTTGGCCGTGGTATTGGTGCTTTGTTTCCTGCTTTGGTCGGCTACTTCTCGGCTCAATATGGACTAGCGATGGCAATTGCGATCTTTGCTGTCATTGCTTATGGTGTTTTCTTTATAGCTGCTGTGATTCTTCCTGAAACCAAAGGACGCGAATTGCAGGCTAATTAA
- a CDS encoding amidohydrolase, translated as MSPKEIPFCPGPPDHQGGPFSFKMPFGAVDTHAHVISAASFVPDRSYTSPEATEEQYIQMLDEVGMTYGVLIQVSVNGQDNEPMLKALRNHPQRLRGVAVPLLGQVDSYYQKMKDAGVVGVRMNLMFSGGGLDISKLEECDALARDWGWHIQFLLDANDLPMLMPRMQKLKSILMIDHMGYLRASVGLDSPGFKALVDLVRERAWVKVSGAYRLTDQAPPYEDVVPYAQALIDAAPERCVWGSDWPHVANWGVMPSVAQLLESLALYAPAEALRNRILCSNPQNLYFS; from the coding sequence GTGTCACCAAAAGAAATTCCGTTTTGCCCAGGACCGCCCGATCATCAGGGTGGTCCCTTTTCTTTTAAGATGCCTTTCGGCGCAGTGGATACGCATGCGCATGTCATTAGCGCAGCCAGTTTTGTACCTGATCGTTCCTACACCTCTCCAGAGGCAACCGAAGAGCAATATATTCAAATGCTTGATGAGGTTGGTATGACCTACGGTGTGCTGATTCAAGTTAGCGTGAATGGCCAAGACAATGAGCCTATGCTTAAGGCGTTAAGGAATCATCCGCAGCGATTGCGTGGGGTTGCTGTGCCGCTCCTTGGTCAAGTAGATTCTTATTATCAAAAGATGAAGGATGCTGGTGTAGTTGGTGTTCGTATGAACCTCATGTTCTCTGGAGGTGGCTTAGATATTTCGAAGCTTGAAGAGTGCGATGCTCTAGCAAGAGATTGGGGTTGGCATATTCAATTTTTGTTAGATGCAAATGATCTTCCAATGCTAATGCCGCGTATGCAGAAGTTAAAGTCCATATTAATGATTGATCACATGGGCTACTTAAGAGCTTCTGTTGGTTTGGATTCGCCTGGTTTTAAAGCGCTCGTTGATTTGGTACGAGAGAGGGCATGGGTCAAAGTATCGGGTGCCTATCGTTTAACTGATCAAGCGCCTCCTTATGAAGATGTGGTTCCTTATGCACAAGCATTAATTGATGCCGCACCTGAGCGATGTGTATGGGGCTCCGATTGGCCGCATGTTGCTAATTGGGGTGTTATGCCATCAGTAGCGCAGCTACTTGAAAGTCTTGCGTTATATGCGCCCGCTGAAGCACTACGCAATCGAATTCTTTGCTCCAACCCACAAAATCTATATTTTTCATAA
- the aceA gene encoding isocitrate lyase, translating into MADRKAEIAALQKDWDTNPRWKGITRGYTAEDVVRLRGSLKIEHTLAKHGAERLWELVNNEAYVNCLGALTGGQAMQQVKAGVQAIYLSGWQVAADGNSYAAMYPDQSLYPVDSVPKMVERINNSFQRADEIQTAKGINKGDAGYIEYFAPIVADAEAGFGGVLNAFELSKALIKQGAAGVHFEDQLSSVKKCGHLGGKVLLPTAESVQKLISARLAADVMGVSTIILARTDAEAADLLTSDYDANDKPFLTGERTPEGFYKTRKGLDQAISRGLAYAAYADMVWCETGTPDLDFARQFAEAIRAKFPGKMLAYNCSPSFNWKKNLDDATIAKFQRELGAMGYKYQFITLAGIHSMWYNMFDLAQDYMQRGMTAYIEKVQEPEFAARDRGYTFVSHQQEVGTGYFDDVTTVIQGGKSSVTALTGSTEEEQFH; encoded by the coding sequence ATGGCAGATCGCAAAGCAGAAATCGCAGCACTACAAAAAGACTGGGATACCAATCCACGCTGGAAAGGTATTACTCGTGGCTATACAGCCGAGGACGTAGTACGTCTTCGTGGTTCATTGAAGATTGAGCACACTTTAGCTAAGCATGGCGCTGAGCGTCTTTGGGAATTGGTAAACAACGAGGCCTACGTAAACTGTTTAGGTGCCTTGACTGGTGGTCAAGCAATGCAGCAGGTTAAAGCCGGCGTACAAGCTATTTACTTATCAGGTTGGCAAGTTGCTGCTGATGGTAACTCTTATGCTGCAATGTATCCTGATCAATCTTTATATCCAGTAGATTCAGTTCCTAAGATGGTTGAGCGTATTAATAACTCATTCCAACGTGCTGATGAAATTCAAACAGCTAAAGGTATCAACAAAGGCGACGCTGGTTATATTGAATATTTTGCCCCAATCGTTGCTGACGCTGAAGCTGGTTTCGGTGGTGTATTGAATGCATTTGAATTAAGCAAAGCACTGATCAAGCAGGGCGCTGCTGGCGTTCACTTTGAAGATCAATTATCTTCCGTTAAGAAGTGTGGTCACTTAGGCGGTAAGGTATTGTTACCTACTGCTGAGTCAGTTCAGAAGTTGATCTCTGCACGTTTGGCTGCTGATGTGATGGGTGTTTCTACTATCATTTTGGCCCGTACTGATGCTGAAGCCGCTGACTTGTTGACTTCTGATTATGACGCGAATGACAAGCCATTCTTGACAGGCGAGCGCACACCAGAAGGTTTCTACAAAACACGCAAAGGCTTGGATCAAGCGATCTCACGTGGTTTGGCATATGCTGCTTACGCCGACATGGTTTGGTGTGAAACTGGTACCCCTGATCTTGATTTTGCTCGTCAATTTGCTGAAGCAATTCGTGCGAAGTTCCCAGGCAAGATGTTGGCCTACAACTGCTCACCTTCTTTCAACTGGAAGAAGAACTTAGATGACGCAACTATTGCTAAATTCCAACGTGAATTAGGTGCAATGGGTTACAAGTATCAGTTCATCACATTGGCCGGTATCCACTCTATGTGGTACAACATGTTCGACTTGGCTCAAGACTACATGCAGCGCGGCATGACTGCATACATCGAGAAAGTGCAAGAGCCAGAATTTGCTGCTCGTGACCGTGGTTACACATTCGTTTCACATCAGCAGGAAGTTGGTACTGGTTACTTCGATGATGTAACGACTGTTATCCAAGGTGGCAAGTCTTCTGTAACGGCATTAACGGGTTCTACTGAAGAAGAGCAGTTCCATTAA
- a CDS encoding HIT family protein, with amino-acid sequence MTNCVLCKDKLKPEEGQLIWRGDDCRVILVNDADLPGFCRVIWNRHVAEMTDLTHGEREHLMALVFAVEEVMRDVMQPDKINLAALGNAVPHIHWHVIPRYVDDAFFPGSIWSVKTQQTSNVILAARRQRALELPPAIRVAISGLY; translated from the coding sequence ATGACTAATTGCGTACTCTGTAAAGACAAACTCAAGCCCGAAGAGGGTCAACTCATATGGCGTGGAGATGACTGTCGAGTCATCTTGGTAAATGATGCTGATCTACCTGGATTCTGCAGGGTGATTTGGAATCGCCATGTGGCTGAGATGACCGACCTTACCCATGGCGAGCGGGAGCATTTAATGGCCCTTGTGTTTGCTGTAGAGGAGGTAATGCGCGACGTCATGCAGCCCGATAAGATTAATCTTGCTGCTCTTGGGAATGCGGTTCCACATATTCATTGGCATGTCATTCCGAGATATGTCGATGATGCCTTCTTTCCCGGGTCAATATGGTCAGTAAAAACGCAGCAAACATCAAATGTAATACTGGCTGCGAGAAGGCAAAGAGCGCTTGAATTGCCGCCGGCAATTCGGGTGGCAATTTCAGGATTATATTAA
- a CDS encoding 3-oxoacid CoA-transferase subunit A, with amino-acid sequence MIQKIMPSVVEALRDIADGSTILVSGFGGAGLPIFLLDALHEQGAKDLTIVSNNAGNSGVGISKLIGAGRVRKMVCSFPRQPESGAFDDLYRAGKIELELVPQGTLAERIRAGGAGIGGFYTPTGFGTELAKDKDIREIDSVNHIFEKAIKADYALIKADKGDRWGNLTYHATGRNFGPIMATAALCTIAQVNQVIELGKLDPENIVTPGIFVKRVVKVEASS; translated from the coding sequence GTGATTCAAAAAATAATGCCTAGCGTAGTTGAGGCCTTGCGAGATATCGCTGATGGTTCGACTATCCTCGTTTCTGGATTTGGTGGTGCCGGCCTACCCATTTTTTTATTGGATGCGCTCCATGAACAAGGCGCTAAAGACTTGACCATAGTTAGTAATAACGCGGGTAACTCAGGAGTGGGAATTTCTAAATTGATAGGGGCTGGGCGCGTCAGAAAAATGGTGTGTTCTTTCCCTCGTCAGCCAGAGTCTGGTGCATTCGATGATCTCTATCGTGCTGGCAAGATTGAATTAGAGCTTGTTCCACAGGGAACTCTGGCCGAACGGATTCGTGCTGGTGGTGCTGGTATTGGTGGTTTTTATACGCCTACTGGTTTTGGTACTGAGCTGGCCAAGGATAAAGATATTCGTGAAATAGATAGCGTTAATCATATTTTTGAGAAGGCTATTAAGGCAGATTACGCATTAATTAAGGCCGATAAGGGTGATCGCTGGGGTAATCTCACTTACCATGCCACCGGCAGAAATTTCGGTCCAATTATGGCTACAGCGGCACTTTGCACTATTGCTCAGGTAAATCAAGTGATTGAGCTTGGAAAGCTTGATCCAGAAAACATTGTGACACCCGGAATCTTTGTGAAGCGTGTTGTGAAAGTGGAGGCGTCATCATGA
- a CDS encoding 3-oxoacid CoA-transferase subunit B produces MIDLSKIKKRSTADIAKRIVQDIPDGASVNLGIGQPMTISNYLPEDREILLHSENGLLGMGPLATGDDIDEELVNAGKQPVTMLPGASICHHADSFVMIRGGHLDICVLGAFQVSVKGDIANWRTGDPMAIPAVGGAMDLALGAKKLFVMMEHLTKSGHSKLVQECTYPLTALAAVDCIYTDLATIEVTPSGLRAVDWVDELSFEELQEISGVPLLNARQ; encoded by the coding sequence ATGATTGATCTTTCTAAAATCAAAAAACGTTCAACAGCAGATATTGCTAAGAGGATTGTTCAGGATATTCCTGATGGCGCTAGCGTGAATTTAGGCATTGGCCAGCCAATGACTATTTCCAATTACTTGCCAGAGGATCGTGAGATCTTGTTGCATAGCGAGAATGGTTTGCTTGGGATGGGGCCCTTAGCTACTGGCGATGACATTGATGAGGAATTAGTGAATGCAGGTAAGCAGCCAGTAACCATGCTTCCTGGTGCGTCGATTTGTCACCACGCTGATTCGTTCGTAATGATTCGTGGTGGACATCTTGATATTTGTGTCTTAGGGGCTTTTCAGGTTTCGGTAAAGGGTGATATTGCTAACTGGCGAACTGGCGACCCAATGGCTATACCAGCAGTGGGCGGTGCCATGGATTTGGCTTTAGGTGCCAAGAAGTTGTTTGTGATGATGGAGCATCTGACTAAATCAGGTCATTCCAAGTTGGTTCAGGAATGCACATATCCGCTAACTGCCCTTGCTGCAGTAGATTGCATCTATACCGACTTAGCAACCATCGAAGTGACGCCAAGTGGATTGCGTGCAGTAGATTGGGTGGATGAATTGAGTTTTGAGGAGCTGCAAGAAATCAGCGGGGTCCCACTGTTGAATGCAAGGCAATGA
- a CDS encoding tripartite tricarboxylate transporter substrate binding protein — translation MSRIFISLILQSLLLGVSISTLHAANQEGVYPSKPIHLVVGFSPGGSADTVGRALAEGLSTRLGQPVIVENRAGANGNIAAEMVARAAPDGYTIYFPSIGHAVNASLYKKLPYDPIKDFTAIGGVFSAPNMLVVPLNSPYKSVADVISAAKANPGKLTFASSGSGTSVHLSAELFEKMAKIEMIHIPYKGTGSAMPDVISGQVDMSFPNLPSAVPQVKAGNLRALGVTTAKRSAAAPGIPTIAESGLPGYEMATWYGLLAPANLPVGIRNRLNKELQSILADPKFKDKLIAQGADPMPGTPEQFSGLIKSEIERWQKLILQSKITIE, via the coding sequence ATGAGCCGAATCTTTATTTCTCTGATTTTGCAGTCGCTACTATTGGGTGTGAGTATTTCTACTCTCCATGCGGCGAATCAAGAGGGGGTATATCCCAGTAAGCCGATTCACCTAGTTGTTGGTTTTTCTCCCGGCGGTTCTGCTGATACTGTTGGTCGCGCTTTGGCGGAGGGGCTTTCCACTCGACTTGGACAACCTGTGATTGTTGAGAATAGAGCTGGGGCAAATGGAAACATTGCTGCAGAAATGGTCGCACGAGCTGCCCCCGATGGATACACGATTTATTTTCCATCGATTGGGCATGCGGTCAATGCATCTCTATATAAAAAATTGCCCTATGACCCAATTAAAGATTTCACGGCAATTGGCGGAGTATTTTCCGCCCCTAATATGTTAGTAGTGCCGCTGAATTCGCCTTATAAATCTGTTGCCGATGTCATTAGTGCGGCTAAAGCTAATCCGGGCAAGCTAACCTTTGCTTCTAGCGGTAGTGGTACCTCTGTGCATCTTTCGGCTGAGCTATTTGAAAAGATGGCTAAGATTGAGATGATTCACATACCTTATAAGGGGACTGGTAGTGCAATGCCTGATGTTATTTCGGGGCAGGTTGATATGAGTTTCCCAAATTTGCCGAGTGCTGTACCGCAGGTAAAGGCCGGTAATCTGCGTGCTTTAGGTGTTACCACTGCAAAGCGATCTGCTGCTGCCCCAGGTATCCCAACGATTGCTGAATCCGGTTTGCCTGGTTATGAAATGGCCACATGGTATGGATTACTAGCCCCGGCAAATTTACCGGTAGGCATCCGTAATCGCTTGAATAAAGAATTACAAAGTATTTTGGCGGATCCAAAATTTAAAGATAAATTAATTGCACAGGGCGCTGACCCAATGCCAGGAACGCCAGAGCAATTTTCTGGATTGATTAAAAGCGAAATTGAACGTTGGCAAAAATTAATTCTGCAATCAAAAATTACCATTGAGTAG
- a CDS encoding thiolase domain-containing protein, producing the protein MSFSKNACIAGIYEHPLRVAPNHTVAQLHAEVAHGALQDAGLTLNDVDGYFCAGDAPGMGPVSMADYLGLKNLSYLDSTDTGGSSYLTHVNHAARAISAGQCRVALITLAGRPKSEGSSGTQVRSQYASAPDFAFEKPYSPAPLNTYAMCAMRHMYEFGTTSEQLAWIKVAASHHAQHNPNALLKDVLTVEDVLNSPMIADPLHRADCCVVTDSGGALVVVHPDIAKTLKKPVITMMGAGESTKGQMGGKVDLTYSGLAWAAPRAFEEAKLTPDQIRYASIYDSFTITVLIQLEDLGFCKKGEGGRFVEDGQLISGRGKLAFNTDGGGLCNNHPANRGGMTKVIEAVRQLRGEAHPAVQVPNLEFALASGIGGALGTRHGAATLIMGRL; encoded by the coding sequence ATGTCTTTTTCTAAAAATGCCTGTATCGCTGGAATTTATGAGCATCCCCTTCGGGTTGCCCCCAATCATACGGTTGCTCAATTGCATGCTGAAGTTGCCCATGGCGCTCTACAAGATGCTGGTTTGACATTAAACGATGTTGATGGCTATTTTTGTGCGGGCGATGCTCCAGGAATGGGGCCTGTTTCAATGGCTGATTACTTGGGATTAAAGAACTTAAGTTACTTGGATTCAACTGATACAGGCGGATCGTCGTATTTAACTCATGTAAATCATGCGGCTCGAGCTATCAGTGCTGGGCAATGTCGTGTAGCCTTAATTACTTTGGCCGGCCGCCCAAAGTCAGAGGGTTCTAGTGGCACCCAAGTGCGTAGTCAATATGCTAGCGCTCCAGATTTTGCTTTTGAAAAACCGTATTCCCCGGCACCATTAAATACTTATGCCATGTGTGCCATGCGCCATATGTATGAATTCGGAACTACTAGTGAGCAACTGGCCTGGATTAAAGTGGCTGCTTCGCATCATGCACAGCACAATCCCAATGCGTTATTAAAAGACGTTTTAACTGTTGAAGATGTCTTGAATTCTCCAATGATTGCAGATCCATTACACCGTGCAGATTGTTGTGTGGTCACCGATAGTGGTGGTGCTCTAGTAGTGGTACATCCTGATATTGCTAAAACATTGAAGAAGCCTGTGATTACGATGATGGGCGCTGGCGAGTCCACCAAAGGCCAAATGGGTGGTAAGGTTGATTTAACCTATTCCGGTTTAGCATGGGCTGCCCCGCGTGCGTTTGAGGAGGCGAAGTTAACGCCTGACCAGATTCGATATGCATCCATTTACGATAGCTTCACTATTACCGTTCTGATTCAACTTGAGGATCTGGGGTTTTGTAAAAAAGGCGAGGGTGGTCGCTTTGTTGAGGATGGGCAGTTGATTTCCGGGAGGGGGAAGCTGGCTTTTAATACCGATGGCGGGGGCCTTTGCAATAACCACCCCGCAAATCGTGGCGGCATGACCAAGGTTATCGAGGCAGTAAGACAGCTCCGGGGTGAGGCTCATCCTGCGGTGCAGGTGCCTAATCTTGAATTTGCTTTGGCATCCGGTATTGGCGGCGCCCTAGGGACACGTCATGGTGCCGCAACTCTTATTATGGGGAGGTTGTAA
- a CDS encoding Zn-ribbon domain-containing OB-fold protein codes for MLKGNQVVHRLPSPIINPENQAFWQAAQDGRLVLKACNSCKEVHYYPRTICPHCGGNDTAWLDSEGVGEIYSYTVMRRGVEVPFAMAYVLLKEGISLLTHLCNCDFDAIRIGQKVRVVFQETQDGQKTHLFEPLA; via the coding sequence ATGTTAAAAGGAAATCAAGTGGTTCATCGTCTGCCTAGTCCAATCATTAATCCAGAAAATCAGGCTTTTTGGCAAGCAGCCCAAGATGGTAGGCTGGTATTAAAAGCGTGCAACTCTTGCAAGGAAGTGCACTACTACCCCCGAACAATTTGCCCTCACTGCGGCGGTAATGACACTGCATGGCTTGATTCCGAAGGTGTTGGTGAAATCTATTCATACACGGTCATGAGGCGTGGAGTAGAAGTTCCTTTTGCAATGGCCTATGTTCTTCTTAAAGAAGGCATCTCTTTGCTGACGCACTTATGCAATTGTGATTTTGATGCAATTCGCATTGGGCAAAAGGTTCGGGTAGTATTCCAAGAAACTCAGGACGGTCAGAAGACACATCTATTTGAGCCCTTGGCTTAA